Proteins from one Oscillatoria nigro-viridis PCC 7112 genomic window:
- a CDS encoding HpcH/HpaI aldolase family protein, whose protein sequence is MRQNQLKQKIKQGETVLGLFMNCPYPAFIEICGHAGFDFAVIDMEHGPLHPLAAEDLCRAADCSGIAPIVRVSKNDGPQIQRALDIGSAGVQVPQIESKIDAETAVQSAKYSPLGTRGLSFATRAGLYTAAGTNITDKLNEESLVVIHVEGKGGIDNLAEIVTVPEVDVIFLGPYDLSQSIGIPGQVRDPRVIDMMQEAVQTIRKAGKAAGTFAENPEIAQQWIDAGVQYVALGVDVAVFLRACQSLVKAVDRF, encoded by the coding sequence ATGCGTCAAAACCAACTGAAACAAAAAATTAAACAAGGCGAAACAGTCCTCGGTTTATTTATGAACTGCCCTTATCCCGCATTCATAGAAATCTGCGGTCACGCTGGATTTGATTTTGCCGTTATCGACATGGAACACGGGCCCCTGCACCCGCTTGCTGCTGAAGATTTGTGTCGCGCCGCCGACTGTAGTGGAATTGCACCCATTGTTCGCGTCAGCAAAAACGACGGGCCGCAAATTCAACGAGCTCTCGACATCGGCAGTGCAGGCGTTCAAGTACCTCAAATTGAAAGCAAAATCGATGCCGAAACCGCTGTCCAAAGTGCTAAATACAGTCCTCTGGGCACGCGAGGCCTTTCCTTCGCTACGCGGGCAGGACTTTACACCGCCGCAGGTACAAATATCACTGACAAACTCAACGAAGAATCCTTAGTTGTGATTCATGTTGAAGGCAAAGGCGGCATCGACAACCTGGCAGAAATTGTTACTGTGCCAGAGGTGGACGTGATTTTTCTAGGGCCTTACGATCTGTCACAGTCGATCGGCATTCCCGGCCAAGTCCGCGATCCCCGAGTCATCGACATGATGCAGGAGGCAGTGCAAACCATCCGCAAAGCAGGCAAAGCCGCCGGTACTTTTGCCGAAAACCCCGAAATCGCCCAGCAGTGGATTGATGCTGGCGTTCAGTACGTCGCACTTGGGGTCGATGTTGCCGTTTTCCTGCGGGCCTGTCAGTCGCTGGTGAAAGCAGTCGATCGATTTTAG
- a CDS encoding nuclear transport factor 2 family protein, translating into METKPPLPPFTLETAKAKVQAAEDAWNSRDPERVALAYTEDSQWRNRAEFFSGREEIKAFLRRKWAKELDYRLKKELWSFTDNRISVRFEYEWHDDSGYWYRAYGNEQWEFAENGLMRRREASINDVPIQESERKFR; encoded by the coding sequence ATGGAAACTAAACCACCTCTACCGCCCTTTACGTTGGAAACGGCTAAAGCCAAAGTTCAAGCTGCTGAAGATGCCTGGAATAGCCGCGATCCAGAACGGGTAGCCTTAGCTTATACGGAAGATTCTCAGTGGCGAAACCGTGCCGAATTCTTCAGCGGCCGGGAAGAAATCAAGGCTTTTTTAAGACGAAAATGGGCAAAGGAATTAGATTACCGTTTAAAGAAAGAACTGTGGAGTTTTACAGATAATCGGATTTCTGTTCGCTTCGAGTATGAGTGGCACGATGATTCTGGCTACTGGTATCGCGCCTATGGTAATGAACAGTGGGAATTTGCCGAAAATGGGTTAATGCGAAGACGTGAAGCCAGCATTAATGATGTTCCCATTCAAGAATCTGAACGGAAGTTTCGATAG
- a CDS encoding Uma2 family endonuclease: protein MNETITATGLPPAFPDHTQLPDEDGTFVKNFQEHPQSIILTDSIGPVVERLHPDGQYAIGQDCGIYWRETDPPERGAEAPDWFYVPNVPATLDGFRRSYVLWREHMAPFIALEFASGNGEEERDRTPLTVAADGTTTKPGKFWVYERIIRIPYYGIYEMRTGNLEVYHLIDFVYRRMEPNERGHYPIPVLEVELGLWQGSYQNQELLWLRWWDSQGNLLLTGSEQVEIERALVEQERERAEQERERAEQAERKVTQLAERLRAMGIDPDAED from the coding sequence ATGAACGAGACAATAACTGCTACAGGTCTGCCTCCTGCATTCCCCGACCACACGCAATTGCCAGACGAAGACGGTACATTTGTGAAAAATTTTCAGGAGCATCCTCAGAGCATCATTCTGACAGATTCGATCGGGCCGGTTGTAGAGCGGCTGCATCCAGACGGACAATATGCGATCGGGCAAGATTGCGGTATTTACTGGCGAGAAACTGACCCGCCAGAGCGAGGTGCCGAAGCACCGGATTGGTTTTACGTGCCGAATGTACCGGCAACACTTGACGGTTTTCGCCGTTCTTATGTACTTTGGCGGGAACACATGGCGCCGTTCATTGCTTTAGAATTTGCTAGCGGTAATGGAGAGGAAGAGCGCGATCGTACTCCCCTGACAGTGGCGGCCGACGGTACCACCACTAAACCCGGTAAGTTTTGGGTGTACGAGAGAATTATCCGCATTCCTTACTACGGTATTTATGAAATGAGAACTGGCAATTTAGAAGTCTATCACCTGATAGATTTTGTGTATCGAAGGATGGAGCCAAACGAACGCGGTCACTATCCCATTCCTGTACTAGAAGTAGAATTGGGACTGTGGCAGGGAAGCTATCAAAATCAAGAACTGCTTTGGCTGCGGTGGTGGGATTCGCAGGGGAATTTGCTGTTAACGGGCTCCGAACAAGTTGAAATTGAGCGGGCCCTGGTCGAACAAGAACGAGAAAGAGCCGAACAAGAACGGGAAAGAGCCGAACAAGCAGAGCGAAAAGTCACTCAGTTAGCGGAGCGACTGCGAGCAATGGGAATCGATCCCGATGCTGAGGATTGA
- a CDS encoding 2OG-Fe dioxygenase family protein has protein sequence MKTVLESIHLDYAFMFTFKKVNSIKLEGFKEFFDDMPVDPYVKGKYRSRRLSRFAVNGNELVKLPHGYLYQSKTYNPLVGDIKREFAELDDRLIALDNFKQMIFAFFDSCKIHPEAEIGIHQIRTTCSPNNFGNPAPEGIHQDGTDFIGIFSVDRTNIVGGETHLYLAKKEKPVFNKILHPGELLLVNDHEFFHFTTPIKPESEGVGTRDVFVLTSPSLLCD, from the coding sequence ATGAAAACCGTATTAGAATCCATTCATTTGGATTATGCCTTCATGTTTACTTTCAAAAAAGTAAACTCGATTAAGCTAGAAGGTTTCAAGGAATTTTTTGACGATATGCCTGTCGATCCCTATGTGAAAGGTAAGTATCGTTCGAGAAGATTATCGCGGTTTGCAGTCAACGGAAATGAGTTAGTTAAGTTACCTCACGGCTATTTGTATCAAAGCAAAACATACAATCCGCTAGTGGGTGATATCAAGCGGGAATTTGCCGAATTGGACGATCGGCTAATCGCCCTCGATAATTTCAAACAGATGATTTTTGCTTTTTTCGATTCCTGCAAAATTCACCCGGAAGCTGAAATCGGCATCCATCAAATCAGGACAACTTGTTCGCCAAACAATTTCGGCAACCCCGCACCGGAAGGCATTCACCAAGACGGTACAGACTTTATCGGGATTTTCTCAGTTGACAGAACTAATATTGTAGGCGGGGAAACGCATTTGTACTTGGCTAAAAAAGAGAAGCCTGTTTTTAATAAAATTCTGCATCCGGGAGAATTGCTGTTAGTTAACGACCACGAGTTTTTCCACTTTACTACACCGATTAAACCGGAATCTGAAGGAGTGGGAACCAGGGATGTCTTTGTGCTGACTTCTCCGAGTTTGCTTTGCGATTGA
- a CDS encoding transposase, which translates to MEYLKQQQQLIKKLISDHFDQHPHLKQQRDLLTSIPGIGEQTASVLLAEIRDVSDYNNARQLAAYAGLTPCERSSGTSVKGKTRLSCTGNVRLRKALYLPAVVAMRHNPLLKAMSDRLLGRVQVKMQVIGALMRKLVHLAFGILKSQKPFDPNYLTATP; encoded by the coding sequence TTGGAGTATCTCAAACAGCAACAACAACTAATCAAAAAACTGATTAGCGACCATTTTGACCAACATCCACATTTAAAGCAACAGCGCGATCTCTTGACCTCAATTCCTGGAATTGGTGAACAGACAGCATCCGTATTGTTAGCTGAAATTCGTGATGTTTCCGACTACAACAATGCCCGTCAATTAGCGGCTTATGCGGGTTTAACACCCTGTGAACGCAGTTCTGGGACTTCGGTTAAAGGCAAGACTCGTTTGTCTTGTACCGGCAATGTCAGACTGCGAAAGGCATTGTATCTGCCTGCGGTAGTGGCGATGCGTCACAATCCGTTACTCAAGGCGATGAGTGACCGATTATTGGGTCGTGTCCAGGTCAAGATGCAGGTGATTGGCGCTTTGATGCGAAAGTTAGTGCATTTAGCTTTTGGGATTTTAAAATCCCAAAAGCCTTTCGACCCCAATTATTTGACTGCTACCCCTTGA
- a CDS encoding IS110 family transposase: MTSTVLGVDISKRDFHVSLLKESRATKPQNFTNNIQGFESLHNWLKKHNVVELHVCMEATSIYGEALAEFLYGEGFQVSIVNPARIKGFAKSELLRTKTDSVDSALIARFCAAMKPNLWTPTAPEVKELQALLRRLESVTEMMTSEQNR, from the coding sequence ATGACATCAACAGTCTTAGGTGTAGACATCAGTAAAAGAGACTTTCACGTCTCATTACTGAAAGAAAGTCGTGCCACCAAACCCCAAAATTTTACCAACAATATTCAAGGGTTTGAGAGTTTACATAACTGGCTGAAAAAACACAATGTAGTCGAACTCCATGTTTGCATGGAAGCTACTAGCATTTATGGAGAAGCCTTAGCTGAATTCTTGTATGGAGAAGGATTTCAGGTGAGCATAGTCAATCCAGCCCGAATTAAAGGGTTTGCCAAAAGCGAACTTCTGAGAACTAAAACCGACTCCGTAGATTCCGCATTAATTGCTCGTTTTTGTGCAGCAATGAAGCCGAATTTGTGGACACCAACCGCACCGGAAGTTAAGGAATTACAAGCTTTGCTGCGGCGGCTCGAATCAGTCACAGAAATGATGACGAGCGAACAAAACCGTTGA
- a CDS encoding FAD-dependent oxidoreductase yields the protein MKLRQYLFLLKGRSILSLTLGIISAIGSISPVFAEPPRNPDSAETCDILVAGGGLAGAATAYEGLLAGRTVCLTEITDWVGGQISSQGTSALDERETQRSLLFYPRGYLELRRRIEEHYGRLNPGGCWVSYSCFMPYDGHKILFNILQDAARKGKGTLKWFPNTVIKELAITPAVAGNAVGGQQIKSAIAIQHKPAANTPPLNTETLSQTIEDAYRYENSPRFNKTIIRFIPKSSGTPPNPRREGNSTSSPPTAKRGGADWYVVDATETGELIGLADVPYRLGIDPRSPLEPSSPSPTGDAYCTQGFTYTFAMQATKEPQQHQVPSFYQQYAPYYSYELQRLASFPLVFTYRQIRSMRPDQKRPSDPKQFPIYPGDISMQNWTWGNDYRPGSAQDNLIYTREQLAESGQLQPGGWMGGLRTETLRKGEENAKGFFYWLVTGTTDSQLGEGVKKPNPNNRFLSGLDSPMGTVHGLSKYPYMREGRRIIGRPSFNQPQGFTVWEVDMSRTDFTADFYRQNLSEEEYRNLWLAVGGLNAPALAVGSQSVEDTKSRSRATIYPDSVGIGHYAIDFHPCMTNSPPEAPGNTEREGTRKGQGQAYPFQIPLRAMIPQKIDNMLVAGKSIAVSHTAAAAYRVHSFEWSAGAAAGVTAAFSLEKGILPYELVDELPAREPNLEVLQLRLQQNANPIAFPGTSIFNSSWQNWK from the coding sequence ATGAAACTTCGACAGTATCTATTTTTGCTCAAAGGTCGATCGATCCTTAGCCTCACCTTGGGCATCATTTCCGCGATAGGGAGCATTTCCCCAGTATTTGCCGAACCTCCCCGCAATCCCGACTCTGCAGAAACTTGCGACATTCTAGTAGCAGGCGGCGGGCTCGCAGGCGCTGCTACCGCTTACGAAGGTTTGCTGGCTGGGCGCACAGTTTGCCTTACTGAAATTACTGACTGGGTAGGCGGTCAAATTTCCTCCCAGGGAACTTCCGCACTCGATGAAAGAGAGACTCAGCGATCGCTCTTATTTTACCCCCGCGGCTACCTAGAATTGCGGCGGCGGATCGAGGAACATTACGGCCGGCTAAATCCCGGAGGCTGTTGGGTTAGCTATTCGTGTTTCATGCCCTACGACGGTCACAAAATTCTATTTAACATCTTGCAGGATGCCGCTAGAAAAGGTAAAGGCACGCTGAAATGGTTTCCCAATACAGTTATTAAAGAACTAGCAATTACTCCTGCTGTGGCGGGGAATGCAGTTGGGGGTCAACAAATTAAAAGTGCGATCGCCATTCAACACAAACCGGCCGCCAACACCCCACCACTCAACACCGAAACTCTTTCTCAAACTATCGAAGATGCCTATCGCTACGAAAATTCTCCGCGTTTTAATAAAACTATTATTCGGTTTATTCCTAAATCATCTGGAACCCCCCCTAACCCCAGAAGGGAGGGGAATTCCACAAGTTCCCCCCCTACTGCCAAAAGGGGGGGTGCTGATTGGTACGTTGTAGATGCCACTGAAACAGGGGAATTGATCGGACTTGCGGATGTTCCCTACCGCCTCGGAATCGACCCGCGTTCCCCTCTGGAACCTTCCTCCCCCAGCCCCACCGGCGACGCTTACTGCACTCAAGGTTTTACCTACACCTTTGCGATGCAGGCAACGAAGGAACCGCAGCAGCATCAAGTGCCGTCTTTTTATCAACAATATGCTCCTTACTACAGCTACGAATTGCAGAGATTGGCCAGCTTTCCTTTAGTTTTCACCTACCGCCAAATCAGGAGCATGAGACCGGATCAAAAGCGACCTTCAGACCCGAAGCAATTCCCCATTTATCCGGGAGATATTTCAATGCAAAACTGGACTTGGGGCAATGACTATCGCCCCGGTTCTGCCCAGGATAATTTAATTTATACTCGCGAGCAGTTGGCAGAATCAGGTCAACTGCAACCGGGGGGATGGATGGGCGGTTTGCGAACGGAAACTTTGCGAAAGGGAGAGGAAAATGCCAAAGGATTTTTCTACTGGCTGGTAACAGGAACTACTGACTCGCAGCTAGGAGAGGGAGTCAAAAAGCCTAATCCAAACAATCGTTTTTTGAGCGGGTTGGATTCGCCGATGGGGACGGTGCACGGACTTTCTAAATATCCTTATATGCGGGAGGGCCGGCGCATTATTGGGCGGCCCAGTTTCAATCAGCCTCAAGGTTTTACGGTGTGGGAAGTTGATATGTCTCGCACTGACTTTACGGCTGATTTTTACCGCCAGAATTTGTCGGAGGAAGAGTATCGCAATTTGTGGTTGGCTGTGGGTGGTTTGAACGCGCCGGCTTTGGCTGTGGGAAGTCAATCTGTTGAGGATACAAAATCGCGATCGCGCGCTACGATTTATCCTGATTCTGTGGGTATCGGTCATTACGCGATCGACTTTCACCCCTGCATGACTAACAGTCCGCCGGAAGCACCGGGAAATACCGAACGGGAAGGCACTCGCAAAGGTCAAGGGCAAGCTTATCCCTTCCAAATTCCGCTGCGGGCAATGATTCCCCAGAAAATTGACAATATGTTAGTGGCAGGTAAAAGTATTGCTGTTAGCCACACAGCGGCCGCTGCTTATCGAGTCCATTCTTTTGAATGGTCTGCCGGTGCGGCGGCGGGAGTTACGGCTGCTTTTTCCCTAGAAAAAGGGATTCTCCCTTATGAATTAGTGGACGAATTGCCGGCCCGCGAGCCAAACTTGGAAGTGTTGCAGTTGCGGTTGCAACAAAATGCCAATCCGATCGCCTTTCCGGGTACTTCTATTTTCAATAGTTCGTGGCAAAATTGGAAATAA